A section of the Flavobacterium sp. CG_23.5 genome encodes:
- the gldK gene encoding gliding motility lipoprotein GldK → MKKFIAFTAILTLLISCGKSSDKGELVGAAGGKWHPEKPYGMTLVPGGAFIMGKSDDDLADVQDAPTKTVTVRSFYMDETEITNSEYRQFVEWVKDSTMRVRLAILADESGQKAGDGKGKGKNAGSIGDFAFNDSDPEKMTAYDKYMYDNYYSVGTADDPYAGRKLNKKVKLIKDTKLYPDEYYSEVMDSMYLPIEASYNGLRTIDVNKLKFRYSWMDIQAAAKAKVGKRKDFIKTEEVNVYPDTTVWIKDFAYSYNEPMHNDYFWHKAYGDYPVVGVKWTQAKAFCAWRTLNKNTYIKSKKKGRELINSFRLPTEAEWEYSARGGLESATYPWGGPYTKNDRGCFLANFKPNRGDYAADQALYTVEAKSYEPNGYGLYNMAGNVSEWTDSSYDPNAYEYVSSMNPNVLDASNKRKVVRGGSWKDVAYFLQVSTRDFEYADSARSFIGFRTVQDYMGLQTTGNGAKKK, encoded by the coding sequence ATGAAGAAGTTCATTGCATTTACGGCAATTTTGACCTTGTTAATTAGCTGTGGTAAATCAAGCGATAAAGGGGAATTAGTTGGTGCGGCTGGAGGAAAATGGCATCCTGAGAAACCTTATGGTATGACTTTAGTGCCTGGTGGTGCTTTTATAATGGGTAAATCGGATGACGATTTAGCTGATGTTCAGGACGCGCCTACTAAAACGGTTACTGTTCGTTCTTTCTACATGGATGAAACTGAAATCACAAATAGTGAATACCGTCAATTCGTAGAATGGGTAAAAGATTCTACGATGAGAGTTCGTTTGGCAATTCTTGCTGACGAAAGTGGACAAAAAGCAGGAGATGGAAAGGGTAAAGGTAAAAACGCCGGTAGTATTGGCGATTTTGCGTTTAATGATTCTGATCCTGAAAAAATGACTGCTTACGACAAATATATGTATGATAACTACTATAGCGTAGGAACGGCTGATGATCCTTACGCTGGAAGGAAATTAAACAAAAAAGTAAAACTTATTAAAGATACTAAGTTGTATCCAGATGAGTATTACAGTGAAGTAATGGATTCTATGTATTTGCCTATAGAAGCTTCTTATAATGGATTGCGTACTATTGATGTTAATAAATTAAAATTTCGTTATTCTTGGATGGATATTCAAGCTGCAGCTAAAGCAAAAGTTGGAAAAAGAAAAGATTTCATAAAAACAGAAGAAGTGAATGTTTATCCTGACACAACTGTTTGGATAAAAGATTTTGCTTACTCGTACAATGAGCCAATGCATAATGACTATTTCTGGCATAAAGCATACGGAGATTACCCTGTTGTTGGAGTTAAATGGACACAAGCTAAAGCATTTTGTGCATGGAGAACTTTAAATAAAAACACGTACATAAAATCTAAAAAGAAAGGTCGTGAATTGATAAATTCTTTTAGATTGCCTACTGAAGCAGAATGGGAATATTCCGCTAGAGGTGGATTAGAATCTGCTACATATCCTTGGGGAGGTCCTTATACTAAAAACGATAGAGGCTGTTTCTTAGCAAATTTCAAACCAAATAGAGGAGATTACGCTGCCGATCAGGCCTTATATACAGTGGAGGCGAAGTCGTATGAGCCAAATGGTTACGGTCTTTATAACATGGCTGGAAATGTTTCTGAGTGGACGGATTCGTCTTATGATCCAAATGCTTACGAATATGTTTCTTCAATGAATCCAAATGTTTTGGATGCGTCAAACAAACGTAAAGTAGTTCGTGGCGGTTCTTGGAAAGATGTTGCTTATTTCCTACAAGTAAGTACCAGAGATTTTGAATATGCTGATTCTGCAAGAAGTTTTATTGGCTTTAGAACTGTTCAAGATTACATGGGATTGCAAACTACTGGAAACGGTGCAAAGAAAAAATAA
- the gldL gene encoding gliding motility protein GldL, protein MALLSKKTMNFAYGMGAAVVIIGALFKITHLEFGVITGNLMLTIGLVVEAAIFALSAFEPVDDDLDWTLVYPELANGVKGAAPKKKVETPSDAQGLLSQKLDAMLKDAKIDGELMASLGSSIKNFESAAKGIAPTVDSINSTKKYSEELTLAAAQMESLNSLYKIQLQSASRNAQINEEVAENNLKLKDQMQSLTSNLSSLNNVYGGMLSAMNNKG, encoded by the coding sequence ATGGCATTACTTAGCAAAAAAACAATGAATTTCGCTTACGGGATGGGAGCGGCAGTTGTAATTATTGGAGCATTATTCAAAATTACACACCTTGAATTTGGGGTTATTACTGGAAATTTAATGTTAACCATTGGATTGGTTGTTGAGGCTGCAATTTTTGCTCTTTCTGCATTTGAACCTGTTGATGACGATTTAGATTGGACTTTGGTTTATCCTGAATTGGCTAATGGTGTTAAAGGTGCAGCTCCGAAGAAAAAAGTTGAAACTCCTTCAGATGCTCAAGGCTTATTGTCTCAAAAATTAGATGCTATGTTAAAAGACGCTAAAATTGATGGTGAATTAATGGCTAGTTTAGGTAGCAGTATTAAAAATTTCGAATCAGCTGCTAAAGGTATTGCGCCAACCGTAGATTCTATAAATTCTACAAAAAAATATAGCGAAGAATTAACTTTGGCTGCGGCACAAATGGAATCTTTGAATAGCTTATATAAAATCCAATTGCAAAGTGCTTCAAGAAATGCACAAATAAATGAAGAAGTTGCTGAAAATAATTTAAAATTAAAAGACCAAATGCAATCTTTGACTTCTAACCTTTCATCACTTAACAATGTGTATGGTGGAATGCTTTCTGCAATGAATAATAAAGGATAA
- the gldM gene encoding gliding motility protein GldM has translation MAGGKQTPRQKMINLMYLVFIAMLALNMSKEVLSAFGILNIKIVESNSITDTRNQSSFEQLSQKAVDQPGQFGDKKIKVEKIRAVSKEFNDYIENLKTDVTKKFVRDAEGNLPYEQMDKGDLIDRKFFTGDRVSKEGQEFLNKVNNFSVQIKQIGGSSIAESEMKKIEARFATNPVYSEKAGAKLPWIDYNYKGYPLIATITKLSQLQADIKTTESDVMTGMFQSDLVAAASLTAYQPIVVLEKSVFFQGEAVKGKIILGKFDPSLKAKSVIVNGSSIAAQAGQANFSFGAGNIGEHPIGGSFNFDENGKVVSLPIKDKYVVVARPKSATISADKMNVVYRGVVNPMTISFAGVSADKVSASAPGLSSAGGGKYNMSPGGGTETVINVTATLPDGSKVSDKKSFRIKGIPGPTGTIRGEMGVVKGPKSNLEIATIGAKLVDFDFEVGLNVVGFNFKVTGQPTVVVPGNKLNAQCKAVLSKVGRGDQVTISEIKTKLVGAGSYLLPRTAPVIFEIQ, from the coding sequence ATGGCAGGAGGAAAACAAACCCCTAGACAGAAGATGATTAACCTAATGTACTTGGTTTTTATCGCAATGTTAGCATTAAATATGTCCAAAGAAGTCTTATCGGCTTTTGGGATTTTAAACATTAAAATTGTAGAGTCGAACTCTATTACAGATACTAGAAATCAATCTTCCTTTGAGCAATTGTCTCAGAAAGCTGTAGATCAACCAGGTCAATTTGGTGACAAGAAAATTAAAGTAGAGAAGATTAGAGCAGTATCCAAAGAGTTTAATGATTATATTGAAAACTTAAAAACGGATGTAACCAAGAAATTTGTTAGAGACGCTGAAGGGAATTTGCCTTACGAACAAATGGATAAAGGGGATTTAATTGATAGAAAGTTTTTTACTGGTGATAGAGTTTCTAAAGAAGGTCAAGAATTTTTGAATAAAGTTAATAACTTTTCAGTCCAAATAAAACAGATTGGTGGTAGTTCAATTGCTGAATCAGAAATGAAAAAAATTGAAGCGAGATTTGCTACAAATCCAGTTTATTCTGAAAAAGCGGGTGCAAAATTACCTTGGATAGATTATAATTACAAGGGATATCCACTTATTGCAACTATTACAAAATTGTCTCAATTGCAAGCGGATATTAAAACTACGGAAAGTGATGTTATGACTGGGATGTTTCAATCGGATTTGGTTGCGGCAGCTTCACTTACAGCTTACCAACCGATAGTTGTTCTTGAAAAATCTGTTTTCTTTCAAGGTGAGGCGGTAAAGGGAAAAATCATTTTGGGTAAATTTGATCCTTCTTTAAAAGCTAAATCGGTTATTGTAAATGGTTCAAGTATTGCGGCACAAGCAGGTCAGGCTAATTTCTCTTTTGGAGCAGGTAATATTGGGGAACACCCAATAGGAGGTTCTTTCAATTTTGATGAAAATGGTAAGGTTGTAAGTTTGCCTATAAAAGATAAATATGTTGTTGTTGCCAGACCAAAATCGGCAACTATCTCTGCAGATAAAATGAATGTTGTGTATAGAGGTGTTGTAAACCCTATGACAATCTCTTTTGCAGGAGTTTCAGCGGATAAAGTTTCAGCTTCTGCTCCTGGATTAAGTTCAGCTGGTGGTGGAAAATATAACATGAGTCCAGGTGGAGGAACAGAAACAGTAATTAATGTTACTGCAACACTTCCTGACGGTTCTAAAGTTTCTGATAAAAAATCTTTTAGGATTAAAGGTATTCCTGGTCCTACTGGAACAATTAGAGGAGAAATGGGAGTGGTAAAAGGTCCTAAATCAAATTTAGAAATTGCAACAATTGGAGCAAAATTAGTTGATTTTGATTTTGAAGTTGGTTTAAATGTTGTTGGATTTAATTTTAAAGTTACTGGCCAGCCTACAGTTGTTGTTCCAGGTAATAAATTGAATGCACAATGTAAAGCAGTTCTTTCTAAAGTAGGAAGAGGTGATCAAGTTACCATTTCTGAAATTAAAACTAAACTAGTAGGTGCAGGTAGTTATTTATTACCAAGAACTGCTCCAGTTATTTTTGAAATACAATAA
- the gldN gene encoding gliding motility protein GldN has translation MNVRNFLIAIISVTWSFASVAQSNLLNAKIPDQIGLKSAAQLISDNDKPLEYGYVHDRDVLMGKTTWEIIDLSEKINFALYFPIDTANIGSDRRSLYDVLTKAMKNGKITEVYTDSYFNTKKSLKDIQGSLSRIDTTDVGREQINAGQAVAAENILKQDLTAQDVTQFKIKGYWYFDKRQSELKYRLLGICPVTPDVYTMNSDEKDYIDLFWVFFPSAREVLHEAKAFNDKNSAMPISFDQILNSRRFNSTIYKEENMYGDREIKDYMKDNAQNQLLESERVKEKIRNFESDMWNY, from the coding sequence ATGAACGTAAGAAATTTTTTAATAGCTATTATCTCTGTTACTTGGAGTTTTGCATCTGTAGCACAATCTAATTTGCTTAATGCAAAGATCCCGGATCAAATAGGGCTTAAATCCGCTGCACAACTTATTTCGGATAATGACAAACCTTTAGAATATGGTTATGTTCACGATAGAGATGTTTTGATGGGTAAAACAACTTGGGAAATTATTGACTTAAGCGAAAAAATTAATTTTGCTTTATATTTTCCAATTGATACTGCAAATATTGGTTCGGATAGACGCTCATTGTATGATGTGCTTACTAAAGCGATGAAAAATGGCAAAATCACTGAAGTTTACACGGATAGTTATTTCAATACAAAAAAATCTCTAAAAGACATTCAGGGTTCACTTTCTCGTATTGATACTACAGATGTAGGGAGAGAACAAATAAATGCTGGTCAAGCAGTAGCAGCAGAAAATATTTTAAAACAAGATCTTACGGCTCAAGATGTAACCCAATTTAAAATTAAAGGATATTGGTATTTTGATAAACGCCAAAGTGAATTGAAATATCGTTTACTAGGTATTTGTCCGGTAACTCCAGATGTTTACACGATGAACAGCGATGAGAAAGATTACATCGATTTATTTTGGGTGTTTTTTCCATCGGCGAGAGAGGTTTTGCATGAGGCAAAAGCTTTCAATGATAAGAATTCAGCGATGCCAATTTCTTTTGATCAAATTCTAAATTCAAGGCGTTTTAATAGCACCATTTATAAAGAAGAAAATATGTATGGTGATAGAGAGATTAAGGATTACATGAAAGATAACGCACAGAATCAATTGTTAGAGTCAGAAAGAGTGAAAGAAAAAATTCGCAATTTTGAGTCGGATATGTGGAATTATTAA
- a CDS encoding NAD(P)/FAD-dependent oxidoreductase — protein MIDYLIIGSGLAGISFAETALQNDKTIFVLDNNSQNSSKIAGGLYNPVILKRFSEVWQAQEQLLLMNEFYTNLEEKLKCKVDFKKPILRKFFSIEEQNNWFAASDKFALAPFLSTEIISKKYKGIDSPYGYGEVLQTGYVDTALLLEKYKEYLLEEKLFQEESFDYDALQIRNDSIRYKNIQARHVVFAEGFGMHANPYFKNLPLDGTKGELFIIKAPELELDVIVNTSVFILPLGNDLFKVGATYNWKDKTDLPTEEGKTELIERIKEIIACEFEIVAHFAGVRPTVKDRRPLVGTHQDYKTVHLLNGLGTRGVMLGPSMAKALFEFIEFQKPLDIVIDIKRFLNKVKK, from the coding sequence ATGATAGATTACTTAATAATTGGATCAGGTTTAGCAGGAATATCATTTGCAGAAACGGCTTTGCAAAATGACAAAACCATTTTTGTTTTAGACAATAATTCTCAAAATTCTTCCAAAATTGCCGGGGGACTTTACAACCCTGTTATTTTAAAACGCTTTAGCGAAGTATGGCAGGCTCAGGAACAATTGCTTTTGATGAATGAATTTTATACTAATTTAGAAGAAAAACTAAAATGTAAAGTTGATTTTAAAAAGCCGATTTTGAGGAAATTTTTCTCAATTGAAGAGCAAAATAATTGGTTCGCAGCTTCTGATAAATTTGCATTAGCTCCTTTTTTATCTACTGAAATAATTTCGAAAAAGTATAAGGGAATTGATTCCCCGTATGGTTATGGTGAAGTACTGCAAACAGGTTATGTGGATACAGCATTGTTGCTGGAAAAGTACAAGGAATATCTTCTTGAGGAAAAGTTATTTCAGGAAGAATCATTTGATTATGATGCTTTACAGATAAGAAACGATAGTATTCGCTATAAAAATATTCAGGCAAGGCATGTTGTTTTTGCAGAAGGTTTTGGGATGCATGCTAATCCTTATTTTAAAAATTTGCCGTTGGACGGAACAAAAGGAGAGCTTTTTATTATAAAAGCGCCGGAATTAGAATTGGATGTAATCGTCAATACTAGTGTTTTTATTCTTCCTCTTGGAAATGATTTGTTCAAAGTTGGTGCAACCTACAATTGGAAAGATAAAACAGATTTACCTACTGAAGAAGGAAAAACAGAATTAATCGAAAGAATAAAAGAAATTATCGCATGTGAATTTGAAATTGTAGCCCATTTTGCTGGAGTCCGGCCCACTGTCAAAGACAGAAGACCATTGGTGGGAACTCATCAAGATTACAAGACAGTACACCTACTTAATGGTTTGGGCACAAGAGGTGTTATGCTGGGACCTTCAATGGCCAAAGCTTTGTTTGAATTTATTGAATTTCAAAAACCTTTAGATATTGTGATTGATATAAAAAGGTTTTTAAATAAAGTCAAAAAATAA
- a CDS encoding DUF983 domain-containing protein, translated as MLKKGSKLNSILTGSCPKCQNESMYLDKNPLHLSKILKMHENCSHCGFKYQIEPSFFYGAMYVSYGLNVAIGTAAFIISYVIFKSDIKVAFISIIVSLIVLFPFVLRWSRNIYINMFVSYDPKSGLK; from the coding sequence ATGTTAAAAAAAGGATCCAAACTAAATAGTATTTTAACAGGAAGTTGTCCTAAATGTCAGAATGAGAGTATGTATTTGGATAAAAATCCGTTACATCTGAGTAAGATTTTAAAAATGCATGAAAATTGCAGCCATTGTGGCTTTAAATATCAAATTGAACCTTCGTTTTTTTATGGTGCAATGTATGTGAGTTACGGATTAAATGTTGCCATTGGAACTGCCGCTTTCATAATCTCCTACGTAATCTTTAAGTCCGACATTAAAGTAGCATTTATCTCAATCATCGTCTCCCTTATCGTTTTATTCCCTTTTGTGTTACGATGGTCTAGGAATATTTACATCAATATGTTTGTTTCTTATGACCCTAAAAGTGGTTTGAAATAA
- a CDS encoding ABC-F family ATP-binding cassette domain-containing protein has product MLNIHNLSVSFGGSYLFEEVTFRLGAGDRVGLVGKNGAGKSTMLKILAKDFAPDSGSIAQEKEVRMGFLRQDIDFEQGRTVLEEAYEAFTDIKIVEKKLAEINHLLVTRTDYESEEYSQIIEDLSDYTHRFELLGGYNYVGDTEKILLGLGFKREVFNNQTETFSGGWRMRIELAKLLLQANDVLLLDEPTNHLDIESIIWLESFLRNYPGVVVIVSHDKMFLDNVTNRTIEISLGKAYDFNKPYSEYLELRHEIREKQLATQKNQAKKIEETEKLIEKFRAKASKASMAQSMIKKLDKIERIEVDEDDNSVMNITFPVSKEPGRVVVEAENVTKSYGDKTILKDINLLVERGSKIAFVGQNGQGKSTFIKAIVDEFEYQGSIKLGHNVQLGYFAQNQAEYLDGEITLLQTMEDAAADTNRSKVRDMLGSFLFRGDDVEKKVKVLSGGERNRLALCKLLLQPINVLLMDEPTNHLDIKSKNVLKAALQKFGGTLLLVSHDRDFLQGMSNLVYEFKDQKIKEYLGDINYFLEQRNMENMREVEKKDALKASAPKESNKASYEDQKKGKSLQNKLSKVESQIKQLEKDIQNDDKMLASNYDKNIEDAKFFMAYNKKKAELDKLLLEWELVQEEIDNL; this is encoded by the coding sequence ATGCTCAATATACACAATCTATCTGTTTCGTTTGGCGGTTCTTATTTATTTGAAGAAGTTACCTTTCGTTTAGGTGCTGGAGACCGTGTTGGTCTCGTAGGTAAAAACGGTGCTGGAAAATCCACCATGCTTAAAATTTTAGCAAAGGATTTTGCTCCTGACTCGGGAAGCATCGCTCAAGAGAAAGAAGTTCGAATGGGATTCTTGCGCCAAGATATTGATTTTGAGCAAGGAAGGACCGTTCTTGAAGAAGCGTATGAAGCTTTTACAGATATTAAAATTGTAGAAAAAAAACTGGCAGAAATCAACCATTTGCTTGTGACCCGTACTGATTATGAAAGTGAGGAATACAGCCAAATAATTGAAGATTTATCCGACTACACACATCGTTTTGAATTATTAGGTGGGTATAATTATGTTGGCGACACAGAGAAGATTCTTTTGGGATTGGGGTTTAAAAGAGAGGTGTTCAACAATCAAACGGAGACATTTTCTGGAGGTTGGAGAATGCGAATTGAATTAGCCAAATTATTATTGCAGGCCAATGACGTTTTGTTGCTGGATGAGCCTACGAATCACCTGGATATCGAGAGTATCATTTGGTTAGAAAGTTTCTTGCGCAATTATCCCGGAGTTGTGGTGATCGTTTCTCACGATAAAATGTTTTTGGATAATGTGACCAATAGAACTATCGAAATTTCACTTGGTAAAGCGTACGATTTCAATAAACCATATTCTGAATATTTAGAATTACGTCATGAAATTCGCGAAAAACAATTGGCAACACAAAAAAACCAAGCCAAAAAAATTGAAGAAACCGAGAAATTAATCGAGAAATTCCGCGCCAAAGCTTCCAAAGCTTCCATGGCACAATCGATGATTAAGAAACTCGATAAAATAGAGCGCATTGAAGTTGATGAAGATGATAATTCAGTAATGAACATCACTTTTCCTGTTTCAAAAGAGCCGGGTAGAGTAGTGGTCGAAGCCGAAAATGTGACTAAAAGCTACGGTGACAAAACCATCTTGAAAGACATTAATCTATTAGTGGAACGTGGAAGCAAAATTGCTTTCGTGGGACAAAATGGACAAGGAAAATCAACGTTTATAAAAGCAATTGTTGACGAATTTGAATACCAAGGAAGCATAAAACTGGGTCATAATGTACAATTGGGGTATTTTGCACAAAATCAAGCCGAATATTTAGACGGTGAAATTACGTTGTTACAAACGATGGAGGATGCAGCTGCCGATACCAATCGCTCTAAAGTACGCGATATGCTAGGTTCATTCTTATTTCGTGGCGATGATGTAGAGAAAAAAGTAAAAGTCCTTTCTGGGGGCGAAAGAAACCGTTTGGCGCTATGTAAATTGCTTTTGCAGCCCATAAATGTTTTGTTGATGGATGAGCCAACCAATCACTTGGACATTAAATCCAAAAATGTTTTGAAAGCCGCTTTACAAAAATTTGGCGGAACTTTACTGTTGGTTTCTCACGATAGAGATTTCTTGCAAGGCATGTCAAATTTGGTGTATGAATTCAAAGATCAAAAAATAAAAGAATATTTAGGCGATATCAATTATTTCTTGGAACAACGCAATATGGAAAATATGCGTGAAGTCGAGAAAAAGGATGCACTAAAAGCTTCGGCGCCAAAAGAAAGCAACAAAGCTTCCTACGAAGATCAGAAAAAAGGGAAATCACTGCAAAATAAGTTGAGTAAAGTCGAAAGCCAAATCAAACAATTGGAAAAAGACATTCAAAACGATGATAAAATGCTGGCTTCAAACTATGATAAAAATATTGAAGACGCTAAATTTTTCATGGCTTACAACAAGAAAAAAGCAGAATTAGATAAATTATTGTTGGAATGGGAATTGGTTCAGGAAGAAATTGATAATTTGTAG
- a CDS encoding App1 family protein, which produces MKPILKLYRGYANEQELIVMGHVFRPTSAKDYNFQKKNFKNAASVIRLFRVKTQANADVYLEHNNVKIHTKTLNDGYFKFCVPLDQFTKYGWIDYSVSIIYKNETIVTTESYIRPNKGNLGIISDIDDTFLVSNTENPLMKLYILLFKNIDKRKVFEDVVPHYQALSSAGRNNKEEQNAFFYVSSSEWNLYRFIVKFTEIHQLPRAVLLLKDIKTSLTDFFMTGRGNHNHKFDKIKHILEFYPNLEYVLLGDDSQHDPFLYEAICKIFPVTVKAVYIRQTGEYKKEKVETVLKNLESLQVSVCYFKNSKEAIAHSEMMGLI; this is translated from the coding sequence ATGAAGCCAATTTTAAAATTATATCGCGGGTATGCAAACGAGCAGGAATTAATTGTAATGGGACATGTTTTTAGACCAACGAGTGCAAAAGATTATAATTTTCAGAAAAAAAATTTTAAAAATGCCGCCTCCGTAATCCGGCTATTTAGAGTTAAAACACAAGCAAACGCTGATGTTTATTTAGAGCACAACAATGTGAAGATCCATACTAAAACTTTGAATGACGGCTATTTCAAATTTTGTGTGCCGTTAGACCAATTCACTAAATATGGCTGGATCGATTATTCAGTAAGTATTATTTACAAAAACGAAACAATAGTAACAACAGAAAGTTACATCCGTCCAAATAAAGGAAATTTAGGAATTATATCTGATATTGACGATACCTTTTTAGTGTCGAATACTGAAAATCCATTGATGAAATTATATATTTTATTATTTAAAAATATTGATAAGAGAAAAGTTTTTGAAGATGTTGTCCCTCATTACCAAGCATTGAGTTCAGCCGGAAGAAATAACAAAGAGGAACAAAATGCCTTTTTTTATGTTTCAAGTAGCGAATGGAATCTGTACCGCTTTATTGTGAAATTTACGGAAATTCATCAATTGCCAAGGGCTGTATTATTATTGAAGGATATTAAAACTAGTCTTACTGATTTCTTTATGACTGGAAGAGGCAACCATAATCATAAGTTTGACAAGATCAAACACATTCTGGAATTTTATCCAAATTTGGAATATGTGTTGTTGGGTGATGATTCGCAACATGATCCTTTTTTATACGAAGCTATTTGTAAAATATTTCCAGTCACCGTAAAAGCAGTTTATATTAGACAAACTGGAGAATATAAAAAAGAAAAAGTAGAGACTGTATTGAAAAATCTGGAGAGTTTGCAAGTATCGGTTTGTTATTTCAAAAATAGCAAAGAAGCCATTGCCCACTCAGAAATGATGGGATTGATTTAA
- a CDS encoding diacylglycerol/lipid kinase family protein translates to MRKNIIMIVNPISGDLDKSELTDAAFSFAEKENLNLVIYNTSGVNDIINIQALYLSYKPERIIVAGGDGTIKMVSEAMQKEDVILGILPAGSANGLAVDLDLMLTPEENLQIAFQNDYMEIDVITINDKISLHLSDLGLNAELVKNYENATIRGKWGYALQAVNTLIDFEGPFTATITANDETINCVARMIVIANSKKYGTGVVINPDGEMNDGKFELVILKNLDLYVFGQIVTGNMPIESNDVEIISTNQAFIKTNFPVSFQMDGEYCGTETEYNVEILHKQMKVAIP, encoded by the coding sequence TTGAGAAAGAATATCATAATGATTGTAAATCCTATTTCAGGAGATTTGGATAAATCAGAACTGACTGATGCTGCATTTTCTTTTGCGGAGAAAGAAAATCTTAATCTTGTGATTTACAATACTTCGGGAGTAAACGATATTATCAACATTCAGGCGCTTTATCTAAGTTATAAACCAGAAAGAATTATTGTTGCTGGTGGTGATGGAACTATTAAAATGGTCTCGGAGGCAATGCAAAAAGAGGACGTGATATTAGGGATTTTGCCTGCGGGTTCTGCCAATGGTCTAGCTGTAGATTTAGATTTGATGTTAACTCCTGAAGAAAATCTTCAAATTGCATTTCAAAATGATTATATGGAAATAGATGTAATTACTATAAATGATAAAATTAGTTTGCATTTGAGTGATTTAGGTCTTAATGCAGAACTTGTTAAAAACTATGAAAATGCGACAATTCGTGGGAAATGGGGTTATGCTTTGCAAGCCGTAAACACGTTAATTGATTTCGAGGGACCTTTTACCGCAACAATAACTGCCAATGATGAAACTATAAATTGTGTTGCACGAATGATCGTAATTGCCAATTCTAAAAAATATGGTACCGGAGTCGTGATTAATCCTGACGGAGAAATGAATGATGGAAAATTTGAATTAGTAATTTTGAAAAATTTAGATCTTTATGTTTTTGGGCAAATCGTAACAGGAAATATGCCAATTGAATCTAATGATGTTGAAATAATATCAACAAATCAAGCATTTATAAAAACTAATTTCCCGGTAAGTTTTCAAATGGATGGCGAATATTGTGGTACAGAAACAGAATACAATGTTGAGATTTTACACAAACAGATGAAAGTAGCAATACCGTAA